The DNA window ACTAAGCGCGATCGGTGCTGACTGTGGCAAGACCTGGCTCGCCAAAGGTAAATGGTCATGCATCAAGAACACGATTCGTTTTTGGGCTACCGATCCCGATGTTGACACTGAGTTTCTTTACTGGCTCACGCGCGACCCGTCATTCTGGCCGAAACGTGGTTCGGCACAGCCATTCATATCTCAGGGGGATGCGAGGGCAGTTGAAATCGCATACCCTCCCCTCCCCGAACAGCGCGCCATCGCCCACATCCTCGGCACGCTGGACGACAAGATCGAGCTGAACCGGCGGATGAGCGAGACGCTGGAGGCGATGGCGCGGGCGCTCTTCAAGTCGTGGTTCGTTGACTTCGACCCCGTCCGCGCCAAGATGGAGGGCCGCTGGCGCAAGGGCGAGTCCCTCCCCGGCCTCCCCGCCCACCTCTACGACCTCTTCCCGGACCAGCTCGTGGATTCCGAACTCGGCGAGATTCCGGAGGGGTGGAGGGTGGCATCCCTTCCCGATCTAATCGAGATCAACCCACCGCGTCCGTTACGCAAAGGCGAGATTGCGCCTTACTTGGACATGGCTAACATGCCAACTCGCGGACATGCGCCTGATGAAGTTGTGGACCGCTCTTTCGGCTCCGGAATGCGATTCATCAATGGCGACACTCTCGTGGCGCGGATCACGCCATGTCTGGAAAACGGCAAGACGGCATTTGTCGACTTCCTCCGGGACGGACAGGTTGGCTGGGGCTCGACCGAGTACATTGTGTTGTGCCCAAAACCTCCGTTGCCTGAGGAGTTCGCCTACTGTCTGGCTCGAAGCGATGCGTTCCGTGAATTCGCTATCCAGAGCATGACAGGAACCAGCGGTCGGCAACGCGTGCAGGCCGATTCGCTTGAGCACTTTCGGTTGCCGCGAGTCCCGGCGCCGCTCGCAGAAGCGTTTGGCCGTGCGATCAAACCCCTGTTCGTGCGGTCATCCGCCGCTGTGCGCGAATCCCGCACACTCGCCGCCCTGCGCGATGCGCTCTTGCCCAAGCTCATCCGCGGGGAGATACGGGTGAAGGATGCGGAAGGGTTTTTGGAAAGGACGGACATATGACGAAGTCACAAGGTTTCTCGGTACGCATCTTTATGCCCTCAGGAGATCCGGAAGGACTGCGCATTGTTGAAAAGTCGAATTGGACTGGGCAGGGAATCGTCTTTCCCCGCTCACTCTTCACCGAGGCGCGGACGCGGCCGGAGCTCAAGCGCACTGGCGTCTATGTGCTGTGGGGTCCGGCCGAATCGGGCGGGCTGCCGCTGGTTTATGTGGGGGAAGGGGATGTTGTGCTGCCACGGTTGGAACAGCATTTCAAGCAGAAGGACTTTTGGACGCACGCGGCCGTGTTCACGAGCAAGGACCATAACCTGAACAAGGCGCATGTCCAATACCTCGAAGCACGGTTAATCTCTCTCGCCAGCGAAGCCAAGCGCGCGGAGCTGGACAACGCCACCGTTCCGCAGTTGCCCGCGTTGTCGGAGGCCGACGCAGCCGATGCGGAGGCATTCCTCAACGACCTGTTACTGTGTCTGCCGGTTGTGGGCGTGAGTCTGTTCGAGAAGGCCAAAGCCGGCACGACAAAGGCGGGGGATCTGTTCCTGAAGGCCAAGGGGATTGACGCGCGCGGCGTGGATAGTCCCGAAGGCTTCGTCGTCCGCGCTGGATCGCAGGCAGTCAAGGACGAAGTGCCATCCATCCATGCCTACCTCACTGAACTGAGGAAGTCCTTGCTTGTGCAGGGAGTCCTGAAAGAGGCGGACGCTTGCTACGTGTTTACCCAGGATTACACCTTCGATTCGCCGTCTACGGCTGCGGGCGTAATCCTCGGGCGGTCGGCGAATGGCAGGGTAGAGTGGAAAGATTCCAAAGGTCACACGCTCAAAGAGATCCAAGAGGCAGAGGTCAGCGGGCCATGAGCACCTTTACCGAATCCACCGTCGAATCCGACGCCCTCGCCTGCCTGAAGGCCACTGGCTGGCTGATCGCCCAAGGATCGGGCACCTCGTCTGGCGGCGTTACATTCACAGAAACCTTTCCCCAGAAACAACGGTGGTTATGAGATACGATCCGCAAAAACACCACCGCCGCAGTATCCGCCTGAAGGGATACGATTATTCCCAGCCGGGGGCATATTTTGTCACCATCGTTTCACAAGATCGGGAATGTTTGTTTGGGGATGTGGTGGATGGCGAAATGCGGATGAATGACGCAGGGCGTATGGTGCAAAAATGGTGGGCAGAATTGAATCGTAAATTTCCGGTCGTTCAAACGGATGAATACATTGTTATGCCCAACCATTTCCATGGAATTATCGCGATTGTGAACGAACCCGTAGGGGCGGACCTACGTGTCCGCCCCAATGAAACGGGCGCACATCGTGGCCAATTGGGCGCACATCATGATCAATTGGGCGCACACATAGGTGCGCCCCTACCGAAAATTGTTCAATGGTTCAAAACCATGACGACCAATGAATACATCCGTCATGTCAAAAACGATGGTTGGCCGACGTATCGCGGACGGTTGTGGCAACGCAATTATTACGAACACATCATCCGCAACGAAAAATCCTTGAATCGCATCCGGGAATACATCATCAACAATCCCTTGCAATGGGAATTGGACCGGGAAAATCCAAATGTACGGGAAACCATGGAGGCACCGGACATAGGGCGACCACGTGGGGTCGCCCCAACAGGAAATGAACCATGGCGCATCTGACCGAATCCGTCGTTGAACAGGCCGCCCTCGCGTGGCTGGAAGCCACCGGCTGGCAAATCGCACATGGGCCTGACATCGCGCCGGACACGCTCCTGGCCGAACGGCGCGACTACGGCGAGGTGGTGCTTGGTGCAAGGCTGCGCGATGCGCTCACACGCCTGAACCCTGATCTGCCCGCCGAGGCACTGGAGGATGCTTTCCGCAAGCTCACGCGACCCGAAGGGGCTGACCTGATTCAACGCAACCGGGCCATGCACCGCTTGCTCGTGGATGGCGTCACCGTCGAGTACCGCACCGCCGACGGCGCCATTCGCGGGGCGCAGGCGCGCGTTATCGACTTCGAGAACCCCGACAACAACGACTGGCTGGCGGTCAATCAGTTCGCCGTGGTGGAAAACAAGCACAGTCGCCGACCCGACGTGGTGCTGTTCGTCAACGGCCTCCCGCTTGCGGTCGTAGAACTCAAGAACGCGGCCGATGAGAACGCCACGATCTGGACGGCGTTCCAGCAGCTTCAGACCTACCAGACCGAGATCCCCTCGCTGTTCGCAACCAACGAAGTGCTGGTCATCTCCGACGGAGTCGAGGCACGCGTCGGCGTCATCGGCGCCGGCAGGGAATGGTTCAAACCCTGGCGCACGATCGCCGGCGATGCGCTCGCTCCCGACACGATGCCGCAGTTGCAGGTGGTGATCGAAGGATTGTTCGACAAGCGGCGGCTTCTCGATCTGGTGCGCGACTTCATCGTCTTCGAGGACGACGGCAGCGGGCGCCTCATCAAGAAAATGGCCGGCTACCACCAGTTTCACGCCGTGCGCGTGGCCGTGGCCGAGACGCTGCGCGCGGCGGAGCTACACTGCGTTGTACAGGAGCCGAAAGGTTACGAAGCGAGCCGCAAACCGGGCGGAGATCGGGGCGACCGGCGCATCGGGGTTGTCTGGCATACCCAAGGCTCGGGCAAGAGCCTCACGATGGCTTTCTACGCGGGACGCATCATCCGGGAGCCGGCGATGGAGAACCCGACGCTGGTCGTCCTCACCGACCGCAATGACCTCGACGACCAGCTCTTTGGCACGTTCTCGCGCTGCCAGGACCTCCTACGCCAGCCACCCGTACAGGCCCAGAGCCGCGCGCACCTGCGTGAACTGCTCTTGGTGCAGGCGGGCGGGGTAGTGTTCACCACCATCCAGAAGTTTTTTCCCGAAGAGAAAGGCGACCGGCATCCCGTGCTTTCGCAGCGACGGAACATTGTCGTCATCGCCGACGAAGCCCATCGCAGCCAGTACGACTTCATCGACGGCTTCGCGCGCCACATGCGCGACGCATTGCCCCATGCCTCGTTCATCGGCTTCACGGGCACGCCCATCGAGAGGGCCGATGCGAACACGCGTGCGGTCTTTGGCGACTACATCTCGATCTATGACATCCAGCGCGCCGTCGAGGATGGCGCAACTGTGCCCATCTATTACGAAAGCCGATTGGCCAAGCTCGATTTGCCGGAAGAACTCAAGCCGAAGATTGATGAGGAGTTCGAGGAGGTTACGGAAGGTGAAGAGGTCGAGCGCAAAGAAAAGCTCAAGACCAAGTGGGCGCAACTCGAAGCCATCGTCGGTGCCGAGAAGCGCCTGAGACTCATCGCCCAGGACATCGTCGAGCACTTCGAGCGGCGGCTGGAAGCCATGGACGGTAAGGCAATGATCGTCTGCATGAGTCGGCGCATCTGCGTTGAGCTTTATCGCGAGATCGTGAAGCTGCGGCCCAAATGGCACGGCGACACCGATGAGCAGGGCGAGATCAAGGTCGTGATGACCGGCTCGGCCGACGATCCTGTTGAGTGGCAGGCCCACATTCGCGACAAGCGCCGTCGCGAGCAACTGGCCAACCGATTCCGCGACCCCAACGATCCATTCCGCATCGTTATCGTGCGAGACATGTGGCTCACCGGTTTCGATGCACCGAGCCTGCACACCATGTACATCGACAAGCCAATGCGCGGCCACGGCTTGATGCAGGCGATTGCGCGCGTCAACCGCGTCTTCCGTGACAAACCTGGCGGACTCGTGGTGGACTACTTAGGGCTCGCCCACGAGCTGAAAGCGGCACTTGCCACCTACACCGAAAGCGGAGGCACGGGGGAAACGGCGATAAATCAGAACGAAGCGGTTACCCTCATGCAAGAAAAGTACGAGGTGTGTTGCGCCCTCTTCCATGGCTTCGACCACTCGAAATGGACGACAGGCACACCGCAGGAACG is part of the Fimbriimonadales bacterium genome and encodes:
- a CDS encoding restriction endonuclease subunit S, translated to MGGEWPKDWRRRRLGEVADVNWGDTTTTKASYTEVGFPAFSASGPDGYLPYANFNRTGIVLSAIGADCGKTWLAKGKWSCIKNTIRFWATDPDVDTEFLYWLTRDPSFWPKRGSAQPFISQGDARAVEIAYPPLPEQRAIAHILGTLDDKIELNRRMSETLEAMARALFKSWFVDFDPVRAKMEGRWRKGESLPGLPAHLYDLFPDQLVDSELGEIPEGWRVASLPDLIEINPPRPLRKGEIAPYLDMANMPTRGHAPDEVVDRSFGSGMRFINGDTLVARITPCLENGKTAFVDFLRDGQVGWGSTEYIVLCPKPPLPEEFAYCLARSDAFREFAIQSMTGTSGRQRVQADSLEHFRLPRVPAPLAEAFGRAIKPLFVRSSAAVRESRTLAALRDALLPKLIRGEIRVKDAEGFLERTDI
- a CDS encoding GIY-YIG nuclease family protein, with translation MTKSQGFSVRIFMPSGDPEGLRIVEKSNWTGQGIVFPRSLFTEARTRPELKRTGVYVLWGPAESGGLPLVYVGEGDVVLPRLEQHFKQKDFWTHAAVFTSKDHNLNKAHVQYLEARLISLASEAKRAELDNATVPQLPALSEADAADAEAFLNDLLLCLPVVGVSLFEKAKAGTTKAGDLFLKAKGIDARGVDSPEGFVVRAGSQAVKDEVPSIHAYLTELRKSLLVQGVLKEADACYVFTQDYTFDSPSTAAGVILGRSANGRVEWKDSKGHTLKEIQEAEVSGP
- a CDS encoding transposase — its product is MRYDPQKHHRRSIRLKGYDYSQPGAYFVTIVSQDRECLFGDVVDGEMRMNDAGRMVQKWWAELNRKFPVVQTDEYIVMPNHFHGIIAIVNEPVGADLRVRPNETGAHRGQLGAHHDQLGAHIGAPLPKIVQWFKTMTTNEYIRHVKNDGWPTYRGRLWQRNYYEHIIRNEKSLNRIREYIINNPLQWELDRENPNVRETMEAPDIGRPRGVAPTGNEPWRI
- a CDS encoding type I restriction endonuclease subunit R encodes the protein MAHLTESVVEQAALAWLEATGWQIAHGPDIAPDTLLAERRDYGEVVLGARLRDALTRLNPDLPAEALEDAFRKLTRPEGADLIQRNRAMHRLLVDGVTVEYRTADGAIRGAQARVIDFENPDNNDWLAVNQFAVVENKHSRRPDVVLFVNGLPLAVVELKNAADENATIWTAFQQLQTYQTEIPSLFATNEVLVISDGVEARVGVIGAGREWFKPWRTIAGDALAPDTMPQLQVVIEGLFDKRRLLDLVRDFIVFEDDGSGRLIKKMAGYHQFHAVRVAVAETLRAAELHCVVQEPKGYEASRKPGGDRGDRRIGVVWHTQGSGKSLTMAFYAGRIIREPAMENPTLVVLTDRNDLDDQLFGTFSRCQDLLRQPPVQAQSRAHLRELLLVQAGGVVFTTIQKFFPEEKGDRHPVLSQRRNIVVIADEAHRSQYDFIDGFARHMRDALPHASFIGFTGTPIERADANTRAVFGDYISIYDIQRAVEDGATVPIYYESRLAKLDLPEELKPKIDEEFEEVTEGEEVERKEKLKTKWAQLEAIVGAEKRLRLIAQDIVEHFERRLEAMDGKAMIVCMSRRICVELYREIVKLRPKWHGDTDEQGEIKVVMTGSADDPVEWQAHIRDKRRREQLANRFRDPNDPFRIVIVRDMWLTGFDAPSLHTMYIDKPMRGHGLMQAIARVNRVFRDKPGGLVVDYLGLAHELKAALATYTESGGTGETAINQNEAVTLMQEKYEVCCALFHGFDHSKWTTGTPQERLALLPAAQEHVLAQENGKDRYIRAVRELSQAFALAVPHEEALRIRDDVAFFQAVGTSLAKRAPGEPRPEEELDHAVRQIISRAVAPEGVLDIFAAAGLKKPDISILSDEFLAEVRKMPQKNLAVELLQKLLKGEIRTRRRKNVVQARSFAEMLEQTIRRYQNRAIEAAQVIEELIALARDMREANARGEKLNLSEEELAFYDALETNDSAVKVLGDETLRTIARELVTAVRNNVTIDWTLRENVRAQLRVLIKRILRKYGYPPDKQEKATQTVLEQAEVLSEEWATG